Proteins found in one Saccharomyces mikatae IFO 1815 strain IFO1815 genome assembly, chromosome: 3 genomic segment:
- the EGO2 gene encoding Ego2p (similar to Saccharomyces cerevisiae YNR034W-A and YCR075W-A; ancestral locus Anc_6.348) translates to MEAEQISGIKGTIAFDTHGNVIESTGVGSKRIEDIGELSKVALDSEGFAQVQGDALLVHLYKHDDITLAVYTNAQ, encoded by the coding sequence ATGGAAGCGGAACAAATCTCTGGAATTAAAGGTACCATCGCTTTTGACACTCACGGCAACGTCATAGAGTCCACTGGCGTGGGGAGTAAAAGAATCGAAGATATAGGTGAACTATCGAAAGTCGCGCTAGATTCAGAGGGTTTCGCCCAAGTCCAAGGCGACGCATTACTGGTACACTTGTACAAACACGATGATATCACTCTGGCAGTTTACACAAATGCTCAATAa
- the FUB1 gene encoding Fub1p (similar to Saccharomyces cerevisiae FUB1 (YCR076C); ancestral locus Anc_6.349), translating to MIESKVELVAELVLESIGKTNVVSRHTEGTKSSQVSFRIIGSPNDEGKNSSPFELTVIQTLDDNDKYTVVIRHGTLINMACVVSYDDFKLPAELKWPLEREKLPAEPDLKPVMEQLKKQTAGSVDVPKFDDEYQVQTGQNQGATPLNPYPGLTVTEPSFTNPIGGYADRDLYPIGTSHPDWSRGIPNPLGAPGSQGGMIFDPNRRPPQRREDMPPGWMPGSKYDEPFGPGSGGFGASGPGFI from the coding sequence ATGATTGAAAGTAAGGTTGAATTGGTAGCAGAGCTAGTTTTAGAATCTATCGGTAAAACAAATGTGGTTTCAAGACATACAGAGGGAACCAAATCAAGCCAAGTGAGTTTCCGCATCATCGGTTCTCCCAATGACGAGGGTAAAAATTCATCCCCCTTTGAGTTAACGGTGATTCAGACCCTGGATGATAACGACAAGTATACCGTTGTTATTCGTCATGGTACATTAATCAACATGGCATGTGTGGTGAGTTATGATGACTTCAAACTGCCCGCAGAATTGAAATGGCCTTTGGAAAGGGAGAAGCTGCCTGCAGAGCCAGACTTGAAGCCTGTTATGGAACAGCTTAAGAAACAAACCGCTGGCAGCGTAGACGTACCAAAGTTTGATGATGAGTATCAGGTACAAACAGGACAAAATCAGGGAGCGACACCATTGAACCCATATCCAGGTCTCACAGTGACTGAACCCAGCTTCACTAACCCAATAGGAGGTTATGCGGACCGTGATCTGTACCCCATTGGCACAAGCCACCCAGATTGGTCTCGAGGGATCCCCAATCCCTTGGGAGCTCCGGGAAGTCAAGGTGGTATGATATTCGACCCGAATAGAAGGCCTCCTCAAAGACGGGAAGATATGCCACCAGGTTGGATGCCTGGATCCAAATATGACGAACCATTTGGTCCAGGATCTGGAGGGTTTGGCGCGTCAGGACCTGGCTTCATTTAG
- the PAT1 gene encoding deadenylation-dependent mRNA-decapping factor PAT1 (similar to Saccharomyces cerevisiae PAT1 (YCR077C); ancestral locus Anc_6.350) — protein sequence MSFFGLENSSNARDGPLDFEESYRGYGEHELEENDYLNDETFGDNVQVGTDFDFGNPHSSGGRNTIGGNAVGSTARSYVAATAEGISGPRTDGAPAAAPLDLKPMESLWSTAPPPAIAPSPQGVMAPGPQQMGPLQPLLSMQDLERQQRQMQQQFMNFHAMGHPQGPPQQQFPVQPASNQPGPSQFAPPPPPPGVNVNITQMPMGAVQVPMQASPSPIAMPNGPSPGPVIGSGKMPLQGGRRSKRDLSPEEQRRLQIRHAKVEKILKYSGLMTPRDKDFITRYQLSQIVTEDPYNEDFYFQVYKIIQRGGITSESNKGLIARAYLEHSGHRLGGRYKRTDIALQRMQSQVEKAVTVAKERPSKLKDQHAAAGNSSQDNKQANTVLGKISSTLNSKNPRRQLQIPRQQPSDADALKDVTDSLTNVDLTTSGSSSAGSAAAAASKQRRRSSYAFNNGNGTTNLNKSGGKKFILELIETVYEEILDLEANLRNGQQTDSTAMWDALHIDDCSYDVNPFISMLSFDKGIKIMPRIFNFLDKQQKLKILQKIFNELSHLQIIILSSYKITPKPTSPQLKKVDLFQMIILKIIVSFLSNNSNFIEIMGLLLQLIKNNNVSFLTTSKIGLNLITILISRAALIKQDSSRSNILSSPEISTWNEIYDKLFTSLESKIQLIFPPREYNDHIMRLQNEKFIDEAYIWQFLASLALSGKLNHQRIIIDEVRDEIFATINEAETLQKKEKELSILPQRSQELDTELKSIVYNKEKLYQDLNLFLNVMGLVYRDGEISELK from the coding sequence ATGTCCTTCTTTGGGTTAGAAAACAGCAGCAATGCGCGGGACGGCCCTCTGGACTTTGAAGAGAGCTACAGGGGTTATGGCGAGCACGAACTCGAGGAGAACGACTATCTGAACGATGAAACATTTGGTGATAATGTCCAGGTTGGTACGGACTTCGATTTTGGTAATCCTCATAGTAGCGGTGGTCGTAACACAATTGGAGGTAATGCAGTTGGTAGCACAGCTAGATCTTATGTTGCGGCTACTGCAGAAGGAATTAGCGGCCCTAGAACCGATGGAGCCCCAGCAGCAGCACCTTTAGACTTGAAGCCAATGGAATCTCTGTGGTCTACAGCACCACCTCCGGCAATAGCGCCATCACCTCAAGGTGTGATGGCCCCGGGGCCACAGCAAATGGGTCCCCTACAACCCCTCTTATCCATGCAAGACTTGGAAAGACAGCAACGTCAAATGCAGCAACAGTTTATGAACTTCCACGCCATGGGACATCCACAGGGACCCCCTCAGCAGCAATTTCCTGTGCAGCCTGCATCGAATCAACCAGGTCCCTCACAATTTGCACCTCCACCTCCACCCCCAGGCGTCAACGTGAATATAACTCAAATGCCCATGGGTGCTGTACAAGTTCCAATGCAGGCGTCACCTTCTCCAATTGCTATGCCAAATGGACCTTCTCCGGGTCCTGTGATTGGGTCAGGCAAGATGCCTCTACAAGGTGGACGTAGGTCGAAGAGAGACTTGTCGCCCGAAGAGCAAAGACGTTTGCAAATTCGTCATGCCAAAGTAGAAAAGATCTTGAAATACTCAGGTTTAATGACACCTCGTGATAAGGACTTCATCACCAGATATCAACTGTCCCAGATTGTCACTGAAGATCCTTACAACGAGGACTTCTACTTCCAGGTTTACAagattattcaaagaggTGGCATTACTTCCGAGTCGAACAAGGGCCTAATTGCCAGAGCGTACTTGGAACATTCCGGACACAGACTGGGCGGTCGTTATAAGAGAACTGATATTGCCCTACAAAGAATGCAAAGTCAAGTGGAAAAGGCCGTTACCGTGGCCAAGGAAAGACCTTCAAAGTTGAAGGATCAACACGCAGCCGCTGGTAACTCTAGTCAGGACAACAAGCAAGCAAATACTGTTTTGGGTAAGATCTCTTCAACTTTGAACAGTAAGAATCCAAGAAGACAACTACAGATCCCTAGACAACAGCCTTCTGACGCCGATGCTCTAAAAGATGTCACAGATTCGTTGACCAACGTAGATTTGACAACCTCGGGATCCTCTTCAGCAGGttctgctgctgctgctgcctctaaacaaagaagaagatcttCTTATGCTTTCAACAACGGCAATGGTACCACAAACTTGAACAAATCAGGGGGTAAGAAGTTCATCTTAGAGTTAATTGAAACGGTTTACGAGGAAATTCTAGACTTGGAAGCTAATTTGAGGAATGGCCAACAAACTGACAGTACTGCAATGTGGGATGCTCTTCACATTGATGACTGTTCATATGACGTAAACCCCTTCATTTCGATGCTATCTTTTGATAAAGGTATTAAAATTATGCCtagaattttcaatttcttggaTAAGCagcaaaaattgaagatcctgcaaaaaattttcaacgAATTATCACATTTGCAAATCATTATATTAAGCTCTTACAAGATCACACCAAAACCAACATCACcacaattgaagaaagttGATCTTTTCCAAATGATCATATTAAAGATCATCGTTTCATTCTTGTCTAATAATTCCAATTTTATCGAAATTATGGGTCTGTTACTGCAGTTGATTAAAAATAACAACGTTTCATTCTTGACCACTTCCAAAATTGGTCTAAATTTGATTACTATTTTGATTTCTCGTGCTGCATTGATCAAACAAGATTCGTCAAGATCTAATATTCTTTCGTCTCCTGAAATCTCCACATGGAATGAAATTTATGATAAATTATTCACTTCATTGGAAAGTAAGATTCAGCTGATTTTTCCTCCAAGGGAATACAATGACCACATCATGCGTCTACAAAATGAGAAGTTTATCGATGAGGCATATATTTGGCAGTTCCTAGCTAGTTTGGCACTAAGTGGGAAATTAAACCACCAGAGAATCATTATCGATGAAGTACGTGATGAGATCTTTGCCACTATTAACGAGGCAGAGACATtgcaaaagaaagaaaaggagTTGAGTATATTGCCTCAGAGGTCTCAAGAATTAGATACAGAATTGAAATCGATTGTGTATAATAAAGAGAAGCTATACCAAGATTTGAATCTGTTCTTGAACGTCATGGGGTTGGTGTACCGCGACGGTGAGATTTCAGAACTAAAGTAG
- the PTC6 gene encoding type 2C protein phosphatase PTC6 (similar to Saccharomyces cerevisiae PTC6 (YCR079W); ancestral locus Anc_6.353) — translation MRLGNAYAYCKPSQNVGLKLDLLRGLPGYVGHATSRINRLENQDNYSVKMMRSWPNAYGSALNCSVFDGHGKKGAQLSQLLANKLCSSLDCREPSWGKQDLMRLVQEYARRFPEGNYWKHKLATFDRFYDKFIKNCNSKQELLLMKEGDTTILGQNGGRMIFDKMGNIIDKIALLTELDRLRLFYGFAKFDLDQCCDLGTAAGSTASSIFLYPYDDPSMPTDGGKDDDSWIISHSGLLKLIVTQVGDSKIILCDQDGIAHALTTTHHTNSSRERRRLSLDPSRLDPDAFGETRFLNNFANTRSFGDVAGKPYGISSEPDIFSFLIGNTLHLPRSERSKLPFNGDECFLALVTDGITNMLTDQEVVDLITSTVNSWGLRKATPQFVAEETIQFIQAIASKHSDNATCLVIRLSNWGNWPNVDRTGLQRETKLMNAQSNETKLN, via the coding sequence ATGCGGTTGGGGAATGCTTATGCGTATTGCAAACCGTCGCAGAATGTTGGGCTGAAGTTGGACTTGTTACGGGGGCTTCCAGGGTATGTCGGCCATGCTACCAGCAGGATCAATCGGTTGGAGAACCAGGACAATTACTCGGTTAAGATGATGCGATCATGGCCTAATGCCTATGGAAGTGCTCTGAACTGTTCTGTGTTTGACGGTCATGGGAAGAAAGGCGCGCAGCTGTCACAGTTACTTGCGAACAAGCTGTGTAGTAGTCTGGATTGCCGTGAGCCCTCGTGGGGCAAGCAGGATTTGATGAGGCTGGTACAGGAGTATGCAAGAAGGTTTCCCGAGGGAAATTACTGGAAGCACAAGCTGGCCACGTTTGACAGATTTTATGACAAGTTTATAAAAAACTGCAACTCGAAACAGGAACTGCTGCTGATGAAGGAAGGTGACACTACCATCCTAGGACAAAATGGCGGCAGGATGATCTTCGATAAGATGGGAAATATAATCGATAAGATTGCATTGCTTACTGAGCTAGACAGGCTGCGATTGTTCTATGGGTTCGCCAAGTTCGATCTCGACCAATGCTGCGATTTGGGCACAGCAGCTGGTTCCACAGCATCATCcatatttttatatccCTATGACGATCCGAGTATGCCAACGGATGGGGGAAAAGATGACGATTCGTGGATTATATCGCATTCTGGACTGCTGAAGCTCATTGTCACCCAGGTGGGCGACTCCAAGATCATCCTGTGCGATCAAGACGGAATTGCACACGCACTAACGACTACCCATCACACCAACTCCAGTAGAGAACGACGCCGGCTAAGCCTGGACCCTTCTCGTTTGGACCCAGACGCCTTTGGAGAAACAAGATTCTTGAATAACTTCGCCAACACCAGATCGTTTGGTGATGTAGCTGGAAAACCTTATGGTATATCTAGCGAACCAGACATTTTCTCGTTTCTGATCGGGAATACTCTACACTTGCCACGATCCGAGCGTTCAAAACTACCCTTCAATGGTGATGAGTGCTTCCTGGCACTCGTCACCGATGGCATTACCAATATGCTTACAGACCAAGAAGTCGTTGATCTCATAACCTCCACGGTGAATTCATGGGGACTAAGAAAAGCTACACCTCAGTTCGTTGCAGAGGAAACAATACAATTTATTCAGGCCATCGCCTCAAAACACTCAGACAACGCCACTTGTTTGGTAATTAGGCTGTCCAACTGGGGCAACTGGCCTAATGTCGACAGAACTGGTCTACAGAGGGAAACCAAATTAATGAATGCCCAATCTAACGAAACGAAACTGAACTAG
- the SRB8 gene encoding Srb8p (similar to Saccharomyces cerevisiae SRB8 (YCR081W); ancestral locus Anc_6.356), translating to MNNGSGRYLLTPPDDLYPYVTSSKPQEQVYPDFKPWEHTAAEDQILVNFVAKGFYHTPMVNFESISARSSVHESLVIQSNLLSQQFDKIIQIREDHINKIPSHSTTTLHGPGFQLPNRITLTDHRKETWLYELSSSQASLIKIGKFIPHGLKRRQVIEQCYLKFIPLKRAIWLIKCCYFIEWKSNHKKKRTSAPGANDVISMHLLKDWTDTFVYILEKLIFDMKNHYNDSQQLRVWKRQISYFLKLLGNCYSLKLINKEIFHHWLVEFINKMENFEFLPLSLHILMIFWNDICQIDTSAPIALTATKNQKEPFFLVTKITDMLLHKYYIVSSSKSMINDENYIINDIKKNNKIKQNILKILSGLILKIFQEQSLEVFIFPTSNWEIYKPLLFEIVSNAETTSNSEMKKKLELISYRNESLKNNSSIRKITTSANTANDFQLTISTCKQFSKLSCIQLNCIDTQFTRLLDDNPTEFDWPTYIDQNPLTMNKIIQLIIWSIHPSRQFDHYESNQLVAKLLLLRINSTDEDLHEFQIEDAIWSLVFQLAKNFSVQKRVVSYMMPSLYRLLNILITYGIIKVPTYIRKLISSGLLYLQDSNDKFVHVQLLINLKISPLMKSQYNMVLRNVMEYDVKFYEIFNFDQLVEITEQIKTRILSNDVIDLKLTKTPLSIKIMVAEWYLSHLCSGILSSVNRTVLLKVFKIFCTDLEVFHHFFKWIEFIVYHQLLSDIESLEALMDILLCYQKLFSQFINDHILFTKTFIFIYKKVLREKDVSAYNVTSFMPFWKFFMKNFPFVLKVDNDLRIDLQSVYNDEKLKTEKLKNDKSEVLKVYSMINNSNHTIGQSWNFPEVFQINIRFLLHNSKILDDTTSKQFQKARNNVMLLIGTNLKEYNKFMSIFLKRKDFTNGNLIQLISLKLLTFEVTQSVLGLEYTIQLLPLNLKNNDGSYGLFLKYHKEQFIKSNFEKILLTCYDLDKRNRGNRCEINYYEILLKILITYGSSPTLLATSTKIIILLLNDNVENSSHILEDILYYSICPSTTDLNDIPLGSGQTDNGNTLANDEDSEDDDHTVDEIDRVEYYSMMDFANLWIFQAFTCFCIEKIVRNNDSAMIIEDLKTFIFQIIEITNSNDLCSEVFDQLKDMQVIEMLTRIVEKDFCTTCLQNNNQKMNDKYIVMVIEIMASLSKKFQRETSGMIVISTENCDLLIKIIKQLSELNEVNLSKREIQIDAVMKMFTFHQDSIFKYIIADLTTNKSTIPFIDSMCKLFDKISFNLRLKLFLYEILSSLKSFAIYSSTIDTPAFHMNTKIELPKKLLNLPPFQVSSFVKETKLHIADNEEEGGEDDAGQAEPSSLELGIGIVETTHESEQKWLIYDKKDHKYVCTFSMEPYHLISNYNTKYTDDMAASGNNTVAFNDSCVNLSLFDARFERKNPH from the coding sequence ATGAATAACGGTTCTGGTAGGTACCTACTGACACCCCCAGATGATCTATACCCTTATGTGACAAGTTCAAAACCTCAGGAACAAGTATACCCTGATTTCAAGCCTTGGGAACACACTGCTGCGGAAGATCAAATTCTAGTGAACTTTGTGGCTAAGGGCTTTTATCACACGCCAATGGTTAACTTCGAGTCCATATCGGCTAGGTCATCTGTTCATGAGTCGTTGGTTATCCAATCTAACCTTCTCTCCCAACAATTCGACAAAATTATCCAAATTAGAGAAGACCACATCAATAAAATCCCCTCTCATTCCACTACGACGCTACATGGGCCTGGATTCCAGTTACCTAACAGAATTACGCTTACTGATCACAGAAAGGAAACGTGGTTGTATGAATTGAGCTCATCACAGGCCTCGCTGATCAAGATTGGTAAATTTATTCCTCAtggtttgaaaagaagacaagTCATCGAACAGTGCTATTTAAAGTTTATACCGTTAAAAAGGGCAATTTGGTTGATAAAATGCTGttattttattgaatgGAAATCAAAtcacaagaagaagaggacaAGTGCTCCCGGGGCGAACGATGTCATTTCTATGCATCTGCTAAAGGACTGGACGGATACTTTTGTTTACATTCTGGAAAAGcttatttttgatatgaAAAACCATTACAATGATTCTCAGCAATTGCGTGTGTGGAAGAGACaaatttcttatttcttaAAACTTTTGGGAAACTGCTACTCAttgaaattaataaataaggaaatttttcatcattggCTCGTAGAGTTTATAAACAAGATGGAGAACTTCGAATTTCTGCCCTTATCTCTACACATTCTAATGATATTTTGGAATGATATCTGCCAAATCGACACAAGTGCTCCTATTGCTTTAACAGcaacaaaaaatcaaaaagagCCCTTCTTTTTGGTGACCAAAATCACGGATATGTTACTGCATAAATACTATATTGTTTCCAGCAGTAAGTCAATGATTAATGACGAGAACTACATCATTAAtgacataaaaaaaaacaacaaaatcaaGCAAAATATCCTGAAAATCCTATCCggtttgattttgaaaatttttcaggaGCAATCTTTAGAGGTGTTTATATTCCCAACATCAAATTGGGAAATTTATAAGCCActactttttgaaatagTGTCAAATGCTGAAACCACTTCAAATtctgaaatgaaaaagaaattagaaTTAATCAGTTACAGGAACgaatcattgaaaaataactctTCTATACGAAAAATCACAACGTCTGCCAATACTGCAAACGATTTTCAACTAACAATCTCCACTTGCAAACAGTTTTCAAAACTATCTTGCATTCAGTTGAATTGCATAGATACACAGTTCACTAGACTACTAGACGATAACCCCACAGAATTCGATTGGCCCACTTACATTGACCAAAATCCTCTCACaatgaacaaaataatCCAATTAATTATCTGGTCAATACATCCATCGAGACAATTTGATCACTATGAATCGAATCAACTGGTGGCGAAATTACTACTGTTACGAATAAACTCTACAGATGAGGATCTGCACGAATTTCAAATTGAGGATGCCATTTGGTCACTGGTTTTCCAGCTAGCGAAGAATTTTTCAGTCCAAAAGAGGGTCGTATCCTATATGATGCCCTCGTTATATCGCTTACTTAATATACTAATCACCTATGGCATCATCAAAGTTCCTACATATATCAGAAAGTTGATTAGTTCCGGTTTGCTTTATCTTCAGGATTCCAATGATAAGTTTGTACATGTCCAGTTGTTgataaacttgaaaatcTCACCCTTGATGAAAAGTCAGTACAATATGGTATTAAGAAACGTTATGGAGTATGACGTTAAATTCtatgaaattttcaattttgatCAGCTCGTGGAAATCACAGAGCAAATCAAAACACGAATACTATCCAATGATGTAATCGATTTGAAATTAACGAAGACCCCCTTAAGCATTAAGATTATGGTTGCAGAATGGTACTTATCACATTTATGTTCCGGCATCCTATCCAGTGTAAATCGTACAGTGCTGCTAAAGGtattcaaaatattttgtacCGATCTGGAGGTCTTCCACCACTTTTTTAAATGGATTGAATTTATTGTTTATCATCAACTACTAAGTGATATAGAATCTCTGGAGGCATTAATGGACATCTTACTATGCTACCAAAAATTGTTCTCACAGTTCATTAATGACCATATACTTTTCACTAAGACCtttatctttatttatAAGAAAGTATTGAGAGAAAAGGATGTATCTGCCTACAATGTGACTTCATTCATGCCGTTCTGGAAGTTTTTCATGAAGAACTTCCCATTCGTTTTAAAAGTTGACAACGATTTAAGAATTGATTTACAATCTGTTTacaatgatgagaaattgaaaactgagaaattgaaaaatgataaatcAGAAGTCTTGAAGGTGTATTCCATGATTAACAACTCAAATCATACTATTGGACAGTCTTGGAATTTCCCCGAGGTATTTCAGATAAATATCAGATTTTTACTACACAACTCCAAGATTCTTGATGATACTACGAGCAAACAATTCCAGAAGGCACGAAATAACGTTATGCTTTTGATTGGAACTAATTTGAAGGAGTACAATAAGTTCATGTCAATTTTcttaaaaaggaaagattTTACTAATGGAAATTTAATTCAGTTAATCTCACTAAAGCTTTTAACCTTTGAAGTGACTCAGAGTGTTTTGGGGCTTGAGTATACTATTCAATTGTTACCCttgaacttgaaaaataatgatggCTCCTACGGACTGTTCTTGAAATATCACAAAGAACAATTCATAAAgtcaaattttgagaagATTTTACTTACGTGTTATGACTTGGATAAGAGAAATCGTGGAAACAGATGCGAAATCAACTATTATgaaattttattgaaaattttgataacCTACGGCTCGTCTCCGACACTACTTGCAACATCTACGAAGATTATTATACTGTTGTTGAATGATAACGTTGAAAACTCATCTCATATTTTAGAGGATATTTTATACTATTCAATCTGTCCGTCGACAACCGATCTTAATGATATACCACTCGGCAGCGGACAAACAGACAATGGTAATACTCTTGCTAATGATGAAGACAGTGAAGACGACGATCACACAGTTGACGAAATAGATCGAGTAGAGTATTACAGCATGATGGATTTTGCCAATCTCTGGATTTTCCAAGCGTTTACCTGTTTCTGCATCGAAAAAATCGTAAGGAACAATGACTCAGCAATGATAATCGAAGACCTGAAAACTTTCATCTTCCAGATTATCGAAATAACGAATTCTAATGATTTATGTTCAGAAGTATTTGACCAGCTGAAGGATATGCAAGTTATTGAAATGTTAACTCGTATCGTGGAGAAAGATTTTTGCACCACTTGTTTGCAAAACAACaatcagaagatgaatGATAAGTATATCGTTATGGTAATCGAAATTATGGCGTCGTTGTCCAAGAAGTTTCAGAGGGAAACTTCTGGTATGATTGTCATTTCCACCGAAAACTGTGATTTACTAATAAAGATTATAAAGCAATTAAGTGAACTGAATGAAGtaaatttatcaaagagAGAAATCCAAATAGACGCCGTCATGAAAATGTTCACTTTCCATCAAGATTCTATTTTCAAGTATATTATCGCTGATTTAACCACTAATAAGTCCACAATTCCATTCATTGATAGCATGTGCAAATTGTTCGATaagatttcttttaatttgaGATTGAAGCTGTTTTTGTATGAAATATTGTCTTCATTGAAATCGTTTGCTATCTATTCGTCAACAATCGATACCCCAGCATTCCACATGAATACTAAGATTGAACTACCGAAAAAGTTGCTCAACTTGCCACCGTTCCAAGTGTCCTCTTTTGTTAAGGAGACTAAACTTCATATCGCGGACAATGAGGAAGAAGGAGGTGAAGATGATGCAGGGCAAGCAGAACCTTCTAGTTTGGAGTTAGGCATCGGTATAGTTGAAACAACACATGAAAGCGAACAGAAATGGCTAATTTACGACAAGAAAGATCACAAATATGTCTGTACATTTTCCATGGAGCCGTACCACTTAATTTCTAACTATAATACAAAATATACAGATGATATGGCTGCTAGCGGGAACAATACAGTAGCATTCAACGATTCATGTGTAAACCTGAGCCTTTTTGATGCTCGGTTCGAGAGGAAAAATCCACACTGA
- the AHC2 gene encoding Ahc2p (similar to Saccharomyces cerevisiae AHC2 (YCR082W); ancestral locus Anc_6.358) produces the protein MITPKGTFDSISRFQETDLHQDLDYTVLQQRRTQLETLITERESFVKNLCSLSHKIQKTKNYQEFVDVLAENRELLREIFTMENGFQKQRWTNDDDIPQIDWNKFAVDINAYIAENDQLLALYEDGLL, from the coding sequence ATGATCACCCCAAAGGGAACTTTTGATTCGATATCAAGATTCCAAGAAACGGATCTGCATCAAGACCTCGATTATACCGTACTCCAACAACGAAGAACCCAACTAGAGACACTTATCACAGAAAGAGAATCTTTTGTAAAGAATTTGTGTTCTCTATCTCACAAAATCCAAAAGACCAAGAATTACCAGGAATTTGTGGATGTATTAGCGGAGAATAGGGAATTGCTGCGGGAGATTTTTACTATGGAGAACGGATTTCAGAAACAAAGATGGACCAACGATGACGACATTCCTCAGATAGACTGGAACAAGTTTGCTGTGGATATTAACGCTTATATAGCGGAAAATGATCAATTGTTGGCTCTGTATGAAGATGGCTTGTTATGA
- the TRX3 gene encoding Trx3p (similar to Saccharomyces cerevisiae TRX3 (YCR083W); ancestral locus Anc_6.359), giving the protein MLFYRPTIRMVLSPLQGVRLQSSYTNITKLTNLTEFKNLIKQNDKLVIDFYATWCGPCKMMQPHLTKLIQAYPDVRFVKCDVDESPDIAKECEVTAMPTFVLGKDGQLIGKIIGANPAALEKGIKDF; this is encoded by the coding sequence ATGTTATTCTATAGACCTACCATTAGAATGGTATTAAGTCCACTTCAAGGTGTAAGGTTACAGTCATCTTATACTAATATCACCAAATTGACCAATTTGACAGAGTTTAAGAACCTCATCAAGCAAAATGACAAATTAGTCATTGATTTTTATGCCACTTGGTGTGGTCCATGTAAGATGATGCAACCACATTTAACAAAATTGATTCAAGCCTATCCTGACGTAAGGTTTGTCAAATGTGACGTGGATGAGTCACCAGATATCGCAAAAGAGTGCGAAGTGACCGCCATGCCCACTTTCGTTCTTGGCAAGGATGGACAACTTATTGGCAAGATTATTGGAGCAAATCCTGCTGCGCTAGAAAAGGGGATTAAGGACTTCTAA